The Equus quagga isolate Etosha38 unplaced genomic scaffold, UCLA_HA_Equagga_1.0 71534_RagTag, whole genome shotgun sequence genome window below encodes:
- the LOC124234125 gene encoding pituitary tumor-transforming gene 1 protein-interacting protein-like isoform X2, whose product MECGGTGLFTQATPAISDLSFRAVSCVGCDPPSCINHPVKNACSQNTNKTCEECLKNVSCLWCNTNKACLDYPVTKILPPGSLCKLSSARWGVCWVNFEALIITMSVLGGAILLGVAVCCCCCCRRKKSRKPDKSEEKAMREREERRIRQEERRAEMKSRHDEIRKKYGLFKEENPYARFENN is encoded by the exons ATGGAATGTGGAGGGACTGGACTGTTCACTCAAGCAACCCCAGCCATTTCAGA CTTGAGTTTCAGAGCTGTCAGCTGTGTGGGTTGTGACCCCCCTTCCTGTATCAACCATCCTGTGAAGAACG CTTGTTCTCAGAACACCAACAAGACCTGTGAAGAGTGCCTGAAAAACGTCTCT TGTCTTTGGTGTAACACTAATAAGGCATGCTTGGACTACCCAGTGACAAAGATCCTGCCTCCTGGTTCTCTTTGTAAGCTGAGTTCTGCACGCTGGGGTGTTTGCTGGG TGAACTTCGAGGCGTTGATTATCACCATGTCGGTGTTGGGGGGAGCCATCCTCCTTGGCGTCGctgtctgctgctgctgctgctgccggagGAAGAAGAGCCGGAAGCCCGACAAAAGTGAGGAGAAGGCCATGAGGGAGCGAGAGGAGAGGAGGATACGGCAGGAGGAAAG gagAGCAGAGATGAAGTCAAGACatgatgaaatcagaaaaaaatatg
- the LOC124234125 gene encoding pituitary tumor-transforming gene 1 protein-interacting protein-like isoform X1, giving the protein MRLHTELFSKCVCFKEWCGVNSSYLMGYWKFFIRSLGLLISLSFRAVSCVGCDPPSCINHPVKNACSQNTNKTCEECLKNVSCLWCNTNKACLDYPVTKILPPGSLCKLSSARWGVCWVNFEALIITMSVLGGAILLGVAVCCCCCCRRKKSRKPDKSEEKAMREREERRIRQEERRAEMKSRHDEIRKKYGLFKEENPYARFENN; this is encoded by the exons ATGAGGTTGCACACAGAGctcttttcaaaatgtgtttgttttaaggAGTGGTGTGGGGTAAATAGCAGCTACTTGATGGGGTACTGGAAATTCTTCATTCGTTCACTCGGTCTTCTGATTAGCTTGAGTTTCAGAGCTGTCAGCTGTGTGGGTTGTGACCCCCCTTCCTGTATCAACCATCCTGTGAAGAACG CTTGTTCTCAGAACACCAACAAGACCTGTGAAGAGTGCCTGAAAAACGTCTCT TGTCTTTGGTGTAACACTAATAAGGCATGCTTGGACTACCCAGTGACAAAGATCCTGCCTCCTGGTTCTCTTTGTAAGCTGAGTTCTGCACGCTGGGGTGTTTGCTGGG TGAACTTCGAGGCGTTGATTATCACCATGTCGGTGTTGGGGGGAGCCATCCTCCTTGGCGTCGctgtctgctgctgctgctgctgccggagGAAGAAGAGCCGGAAGCCCGACAAAAGTGAGGAGAAGGCCATGAGGGAGCGAGAGGAGAGGAGGATACGGCAGGAGGAAAG gagAGCAGAGATGAAGTCAAGACatgatgaaatcagaaaaaaatatg